The genomic interval TGCGCCATCACGTGGCACCAATGGCACGTCGAATAGCCGATGCTCAAAAAAATGGGCTTATTCTCCTCGCGTGCGCGTCGGAATGCTTCTTCGCCCCACGGGAGCCAATCTACGGGATTGTGCGCGTGCTGCCGAAGATACGGGCTTGTTTCATGTATCAAAGCGTTTGTTTTCGTCATACTATCACCTCTTTCGTAGTGTTGCCGATGCGCAGTGCAAATAATCGCGTCGGCAGGAATTTATTTGCATGAAGCGAAAAAGTAACATATAATCAGGACAACGATAAAATGATCGGAGGACATCATGGAACTTATTATGCTTGGAACAGGCAACGCAGGTGTTGCCAATATCTATAACACGTGCTTTGTACTGAAAGGCGAAAAAGAAAATCTCCTCGTCGATGCGGGCGGCGGCAACGGCATCTTCGGCCGACTGAATCGGGCAGGCATCGCACTTCAGTCCATCCGCGATATGTATATCACGCACAGCCACACAGACCATATCCTCGGTGCCGTCTGGGTCGTGCGCCGTATCTCCGCGATGCAGCGCGAAGGCAAATACGAAGGCATCTTCACCGTCTACTGCCACGATGTCGCGGCAGAGTCCTTGGAAACCATCTGCCGACTGACCTTGTCGAAAAAAGACCTCAAAGCACTCGGCAGTACCATCATCATTGAGCGCGTCGTCGATGGTGACAAACGCACCGTACAAGGTATGGAACTGACCTTCTTTGACATCTTCTCGACGAAAGCAAAACAGTTCGGCTTTACGGCGATCCTTCCTGACGGACAAAAGCTCGTTTGCCTCGGTGATGAGCCGTATAACGAAGCGTGCCACGAATATGCGAAAGATGCCGACTGGCTGATGAGCGAAGCCTTCTGCCTCTACGGCGACCGCGACATCTTCAAGCCGTACGAGAAAAACCATAGCACCGCACTCGATGCAGGTCGCCTCGCACAGTCCCTCGGCGCGAAAAACCTTATCCTCTACCATACGGAAGAAAAGACCATCGCGACAAGAAAAGAAACCTACACCGCCGAAGCCAAACAGGAATACGAAGGCACTGTCTACGTGCCCGACGATCTGGAAGTGATCGTGCTCGGATAAAAGATACCAGCAAAGTATTCTTTGGTAATATCATAACCGATAAGGTATATTTTTGCAAGCGAAATAAAAAAGACACGTACTCTTTGTGAGATGAGTGCGTGTCTTTTTGTCTGTGCGGTGGTCAGCGGATTATCATAACGGGACATTCGGCGCGGATGAGGACGCTTTGACTGACGCTGCCGAGAAGGATCTGTTTGGCTTTGGACAGACCGCGGCTTCCCATGACGATAAGGTCGGCGCGCTTGTCTTCGGCGATATTGAGGATGCGGCGGGCGGGGTTGCCGATTTCAAGCAGAATGTCGGCAGTCAGACTGCTTGGCAGTCGGCGTTCGGCATCGCGAAGGACAGAGTAGCCTTTTTGTTTGATCTCTTCGGGGATATAACCACCGCCGCTGACTTGTTCGAAGGCTGACATATGTGTGTTGAGATCGACGATGTAGACGATCGTCAGCTTGGCGGAGAAGGCTTCGGCAAGTGCGATGGCGCGGTTGAGTGCGCGGTCGGCCGCCGAAGAACCGTCAACGGGGACGAGGATAGAGGTGAATACGTTTGTCATGCGGATACCTCCTTCGATTGCTGGAGTTCTTTTTGTGCGCGTTTAAAGCGCAGGTAGAGGAGCAGAGTGAGTACGGCGATGTAGCAGAGGTACGCGCTGTATTCGCCGATACATTCAAGAAAGGGTGCGCCGCGCTGGGCGACATCGCGGAAAAGGCGATATGACCAGACGAGCGGGAAGATGTTCGATACGAACTGAACGGCGGGCGGTACAAGGTTGAGCGGCCCGCTGGCACCACCGAGGATGAAACCGCCCGGGATGAAGAGGATCATGCGGCTGATGGCTACCCCGGGATTCGGTGCACCCCAGCCGATGAGAAGTGCGGCAAGGGCGACGCTGACTGCCGTCAGGATGATGGCGGCAAGTATCTGCGGATAACTGCCTGCGAAGGACAGGTCGCCGAGCAGTGCTGTCAGACCGAAGCCCAAGAGGATCGATACGGTAAAGCAGACGATGTACGGAATAAGACGCGACAGCAGACTGAAAAAGCCTCGGTTCGTTTCGCGTTCCCATGCGTGCATCAGCTTGAGGCGCGGTACCATACCGATAGTAGCGAATACGAGAAACATCGAGCCGAAGAAGATGAGAAAGCCGAACGTCGACGAGTTGCTGTGTGCATCGACAGGATTGAAGAGGAGACGCTCTTTCAGGGCGATGCTCTGAAGTACTGCGCTCGTTTGGTCTTTGTTCAGGCCGAGCGCACCGAGATGCTCTGCTCCGCTCATCACATTGATCGTGCCGATGACTTCATTCAGGCCCTCTTTCAGGTGACCCGTCTGTGCGACATTGAGATTGTCGTAGAATACGCCGATATTATTCGGTGTGAGGCTGTAACGATTTTTCTCGAAATCGCGCGGTATGTAGATGACGGCGATATGCTCATCATGATACATCAGCGTTTCGGGATCGGTCGGCGTGTGAAGGACTGTCTTGATATCGAGATACGGCGAGGTAGAGAGTTGTTCGGTGAACGTCTGGCTCAAACGGGAGTTATCAAGGTCGATCACGGCGACGGGGGCATTTTTGGCATAGTTTAAGGGGAAGGCGATCGTAAACAGCACCGTCACCACGATGGCGATCGTCATGGCAACTTTGTGATACGGCATCCCCATGCCTGATAAGAGAAATTCTATCTCATCGTGCAGTGATCTCATCGATATCCACCTTTACTGTCATACCGGGACGTACGCCGTCCTGCGCCTCGGTATAGATGCGAACTTGAAACGAAGATAGGTCGGACTGCCCTTTTTCACGGCTCATGCGAATATCGGCAAAGCCCGGTGCCGCGCTGATGAGGCGGATCTTCCCTTCGACATCGCGCTCTGTTGCAATGAGCGTACCTGTGATCGTATCGCCGTCACAGAGCGACGCTGCCTGCGTTTCATCGAGATAAATATCATAATAATAGCGGTTCGATTCCAAAAGGATAACGGGCGCATTCGGAGATACCATCTCGCCTTCTTTAGCAATGAGCTTCAAGATCTTGCCGTCCTCGGGCGCACGAAGCGTCAGACGTTCTTTTTGTACGAGAAGCTCCTTCAGATAAACAGCGAGCTGTTCGCGCTGACAGATAAGAGTTTCCAGCGTGTTGCGTTCGTTGGCGATGCTGCGGCGATTCTGCTCGATCGTCGGCAGGATAAGACCGTCGGCACTTGCTGTCATCATCACCTGCGTGCGTGCCGCATCGCTCGTTCCTGCAAGCGACTCATTCAAAGCCTGTTGTGCGCGGAGCTGTTCTGCACGTGCGACATCGAGTGCCATCTGTGCATTGTCAAGCTCGAGCTGGCTGATCGCACCGTCGGTAACGAGTGCGGCCATGCGGTCGTAATAGAGCTGTTTGTTCGCGTACGTTGCATTGGCGGCGTCAAGTGCCTGCTTCTGCTGTTCGATCATGCGATAAGCCTGCTCCTCCGCTGTGAAGGTGCGACTGTAATTGATGTCGATATCGCCTGACTGTCGGCGTATCTGTGCATCAAGCTGGGCGAGCTGAGCCTCTGCCTTCTCGATGGCAAGATCGGTATCGGTACTGTCGAGCACCATCAGGATATCGCCTTTCTTAACATATTGCGATTCGATAACATGTTCCTCTGTCAGTTTACCGCCGACGTTTTGGAACGCGACCTGCACCTGCTCTGCCGTCAAGATGCCTTCCCGTTCTTTTTGATTCATCGAGATCGAATCCTTACCGATCACGGTAAACGCAAGCGAGCCTAGGATCGCGACCGCGGCAAAGGCAGCAATAACGGTGCGGACGATTTTGTTGTTGTTCACGTAAAGGACACCACCTTATAACAAAGATAAATGATTAGCCGACTAACTATCTGGCTGAAAAAAAGAACTTTTCCTGTCGGCAGTCAGGAAAAGTCAAGTTTGCGCAGAAGGCGGAGCAGTTCTTCCTGCTCGTCTGTCGTTAAGTTTGATACGAGGGAAGAAGCGCGTCGATAATGCTTTGGCAGGACTTCCTCTAAGAATGCGCGACCTGCATCGGTGAGCAAGACCTTTTTACTGCGTCCGTCATGTTCTTCGCGTTTCAGCTCGGCAAGTCCGTCGCGTGTCATGCGCGATACCATGGCACTGATCGTTGCGCGTGTGACACCGCTTCGATCGGCAAGTTGTGACGGTGTGATGCCTTCGGGTTCTTGGTACAAGGTAATCATGACGACCAGTCTGCCTTCCGAAAGCCCGTATTCTTCCGTTAATTGTTGGAATATCTTTTTTTGTACACCGTCAGATGCCCATGCCAGTTGGATCTGCACTTCGACTGCCGAAACATCGACTTCGCCGGGGAACTTGCGAACGAATTCTTTGAGCGATTCACGTGATGGGATAATACGCTTGTTGATATCCATGGCAGTTCCTCCTTGATAGTTAGTCGGCTAATTATAAGGCTAGTATAACAAGGAGGGTGGTGTTTGTCAATCGGAAAGGGGAAAACAGGCAATGTAAATGAGAGGACAATCATGTGCATATAAACACATCTATATGTGTAAAACGCATAAAATAAGACGAAAAATATGTTGCAGGACAGATGGAGATGTAGCGTGTTCACGGTAGGCGGATAGACGCGGCGATCAAAGCGGAGGGGGCGTCGCTTGGGGTAGAGTGGAAGGGGCTTGTGCGATGGCAGGCGCTGTTGGGGCAGGGTGGGCGACGCTGTCTGACGGGCGTTGTCGGTATCGGTGGGGGTTGGTCGGCGGCG from Selenomonadales bacterium carries:
- a CDS encoding MBL fold metallo-hydrolase, whose amino-acid sequence is MMELIMLGTGNAGVANIYNTCFVLKGEKENLLVDAGGGNGIFGRLNRAGIALQSIRDMYITHSHTDHILGAVWVVRRISAMQREGKYEGIFTVYCHDVAAESLETICRLTLSKKDLKALGSTIIIERVVDGDKRTVQGMELTFFDIFSTKAKQFGFTAILPDGQKLVCLGDEPYNEACHEYAKDADWLMSEAFCLYGDRDIFKPYEKNHSTALDAGRLAQSLGAKNLILYHTEEKTIATRKETYTAEAKQEYEGTVYVPDDLEVIVLG
- a CDS encoding universal stress protein — protein: MTNVFTSILVPVDGSSAADRALNRAIALAEAFSAKLTIVYIVDLNTHMSAFEQVSGGGYIPEEIKQKGYSVLRDAERRLPSSLTADILLEIGNPARRILNIAEDKRADLIVMGSRGLSKAKQILLGSVSQSVLIRAECPVMIIR
- a CDS encoding ABC transporter permease, with the protein product MRSLHDEIEFLLSGMGMPYHKVAMTIAIVVTVLFTIAFPLNYAKNAPVAVIDLDNSRLSQTFTEQLSTSPYLDIKTVLHTPTDPETLMYHDEHIAVIYIPRDFEKNRYSLTPNNIGVFYDNLNVAQTGHLKEGLNEVIGTINVMSGAEHLGALGLNKDQTSAVLQSIALKERLLFNPVDAHSNSSTFGFLIFFGSMFLVFATIGMVPRLKLMHAWERETNRGFFSLLSRLIPYIVCFTVSILLGFGLTALLGDLSFAGSYPQILAAIILTAVSVALAALLIGWGAPNPGVAISRMILFIPGGFILGGASGPLNLVPPAVQFVSNIFPLVWSYRLFRDVAQRGAPFLECIGEYSAYLCYIAVLTLLLYLRFKRAQKELQQSKEVSA
- a CDS encoding biotin/lipoyl-binding protein; translated protein: MNQKEREGILTAEQVQVAFQNVGGKLTEEHVIESQYVKKGDILMVLDSTDTDLAIEKAEAQLAQLDAQIRRQSGDIDINYSRTFTAEEQAYRMIEQQKQALDAANATYANKQLYYDRMAALVTDGAISQLELDNAQMALDVARAEQLRAQQALNESLAGTSDAARTQVMMTASADGLILPTIEQNRRSIANERNTLETLICQREQLAVYLKELLVQKERLTLRAPEDGKILKLIAKEGEMVSPNAPVILLESNRYYYDIYLDETQAASLCDGDTITGTLIATERDVEGKIRLISAAPGFADIRMSREKGQSDLSSFQVRIYTEAQDGVRPGMTVKVDIDEITAR
- a CDS encoding MarR family transcriptional regulator yields the protein MDINKRIIPSRESLKEFVRKFPGEVDVSAVEVQIQLAWASDGVQKKIFQQLTEEYGLSEGRLVVMITLYQEPEGITPSQLADRSGVTRATISAMVSRMTRDGLAELKREEHDGRSKKVLLTDAGRAFLEEVLPKHYRRASSLVSNLTTDEQEELLRLLRKLDFS